A stretch of Planctomycetia bacterium DNA encodes these proteins:
- a CDS encoding GDP-mannose 4,6-dehydratase: MKCVVTGAAGFIGSHLSERLIHHGHEVIGIDSLVPYYSPELKQQNIQWLKQHPRFVLHQHDLRYQPVHELVQQADVIIHLAAMPGLSASWTKFDDYMTCNLLGTQKLLEAVRETKVRLQRFILGSTSSVYGKYASGDETAPTVPFSPYGVTKLAAEHLARSYEENYELPLVVLRFFSVYGPRQRPDMGYNKFIQALLTGSPISLFGDGKQVRGNTYIHDCVSAIEASMQAPVHETYNIGGGEMANVWDILKMLEKISQKTALVNRMDARPGDQRYTMADTSRLFRHTGWTPQTPLEEGLTQQFLWQQRMFEQLGKSTIRRAA, translated from the coding sequence ATGAAATGCGTAGTAACTGGAGCAGCGGGATTCATAGGCTCGCATCTGAGTGAAAGATTGATCCATCATGGGCATGAAGTCATAGGCATCGATTCACTGGTGCCTTATTATTCCCCTGAACTGAAGCAACAGAACATTCAATGGCTCAAACAGCATCCACGCTTTGTGCTGCATCAGCACGATCTGCGTTATCAGCCAGTCCATGAACTGGTTCAGCAGGCTGATGTCATCATCCATCTTGCTGCCATGCCGGGTTTGTCTGCCAGTTGGACCAAATTCGATGACTACATGACATGCAATCTGCTTGGCACGCAGAAACTGCTCGAAGCAGTGCGAGAAACCAAGGTGCGTTTGCAACGATTCATTCTAGGTTCAACTTCCTCGGTCTATGGCAAATATGCATCCGGTGATGAAACAGCACCAACAGTACCGTTTTCTCCATACGGAGTAACTAAATTAGCTGCAGAGCACCTGGCTCGTTCATACGAAGAAAACTATGAGCTGCCTCTGGTGGTGCTTCGTTTCTTTTCCGTCTATGGACCAAGGCAGCGTCCGGATATGGGTTATAACAAATTCATTCAGGCCCTCTTGACCGGCTCTCCGATCTCACTGTTTGGAGATGGCAAGCAGGTGCGAGGCAATACCTATATTCATGATTGCGTTTCAGCAATCGAAGCGTCCATGCAGGCCCCCGTACATGAGACATATAACATTGGCGGCGGTGAAATGGCCAATGTCTGGGACATCCTCAAGATGCTGGAAAAAATCAGCCAGAAAACAGCCCTTGTTAATCGCATGGATGCGCGACCAGGTGATCAGCGATACACGATGGCCGATACCAGTCGTCTGTTCAGGCACACTGGCTGGACACCGCAAACACCTCTCGAAGAGGGATTAACACAGCAATTCCTTTGGCAGCAACGCATGTTTGAACAGTTAGGTAAATCGACTATTCGCCGTGCAGCATAA
- a CDS encoding serine/threonine protein kinase: protein MPTDELRGVVPLRTVGDYDLLSKIADGGMGSVYKARNNITGEIIAIKIVPANMASNAVLVKRFEQEFKAASTLDHPNIVRALDFGYDNGSPYLVMEYVEGETLGQRIDQQGRLPEKEAIRIIAQIAQGLHKAHSNGMVHRDVKPDNILIKPDGTSKIADLGLVKENETDLNLTRTGRGLGTPQFMAPEQFRNAKNADSRCDIYSLAATLYMAVTGELPFRSCSPLDAWMKKVQNDYPPPRELNPHLSERLDWAIRRAMSADPMQRPSTCREFVEDISGRSTRRVGSSSSTSGQTDLWYIVYSDEFGTTHTVKGAMQSIRRCFKEGRLGDANDIRVSRLPTGPFEQLRTHPEFRDLVIVPVAVPLLTPLSGTAIPRVDSSGPGSGSLPKPGSGGFSPTGPGSGSMNKPKSDATPKSPPPRTPHSGIIIQPGISPETVFTVPANYRLQKPSQSKSDIRLVILLGLVMFLGFIITLAVLYYFKQQ from the coding sequence ATGCCGACCGACGAATTACGCGGGGTCGTTCCTCTACGCACCGTAGGGGACTACGATCTCCTGAGTAAGATCGCCGATGGTGGCATGGGATCGGTCTATAAAGCTCGAAATAACATTACCGGCGAAATAATTGCAATCAAAATTGTCCCAGCCAACATGGCATCTAATGCCGTTCTCGTTAAGCGATTCGAACAAGAGTTTAAAGCTGCCAGCACCCTGGATCATCCCAATATTGTCCGAGCATTAGATTTCGGCTATGACAATGGCAGTCCATACCTGGTGATGGAATATGTCGAAGGAGAAACGCTGGGCCAGCGCATCGATCAGCAGGGCCGCTTACCAGAAAAAGAAGCCATCCGGATCATTGCACAGATTGCACAAGGTCTACATAAAGCTCATTCGAATGGAATGGTCCATCGCGACGTTAAGCCTGATAACATTCTAATTAAACCAGATGGCACATCAAAAATTGCCGACCTCGGTCTGGTCAAGGAAAACGAAACTGATTTGAATCTCACTCGAACCGGTCGTGGATTAGGCACACCTCAGTTCATGGCACCTGAGCAATTTCGCAATGCCAAAAACGCCGATTCCCGTTGCGATATTTATTCGCTGGCTGCCACGCTTTACATGGCGGTGACAGGCGAACTGCCATTCCGATCATGCAGCCCTCTTGATGCATGGATGAAGAAGGTTCAGAACGACTATCCTCCACCCCGTGAATTGAACCCGCATCTGAGTGAACGATTGGATTGGGCCATTCGCCGGGCGATGAGTGCTGACCCCATGCAGCGCCCGTCTACGTGCAGGGAGTTTGTTGAAGATATCAGTGGCAGATCAACGCGCCGCGTGGGTTCAAGCAGTTCGACATCAGGCCAAACCGATTTGTGGTATATCGTTTATTCAGATGAATTCGGTACCACACATACAGTTAAAGGTGCCATGCAGTCCATCCGCCGATGCTTCAAGGAAGGCCGACTGGGCGATGCCAATGATATTCGTGTCAGCCGTCTGCCTACTGGCCCATTTGAACAACTTCGTACACATCCGGAATTCCGAGACCTGGTAATCGTTCCCGTAGCTGTGCCTTTATTGACACCGCTTTCAGGCACTGCGATTCCCCGTGTCGACAGCAGCGGCCCTGGCAGTGGTTCGCTACCCAAGCCAGGCAGTGGTGGGTTTTCGCCAACTGGTCCTGGTTCCGGTTCGATGAACAAACCCAAGTCGGATGCCACTCCTAAATCGCCACCGCCTCGAACGCCCCATAGTGGCATCATCATCCAGCCAGGCATTTCGCCCGAAACTGTTTTCACCGTTCCGGCAAATTACCGCTTGCAGAAGCCTTCACAATCCAAGAGCGATATTCGCCTGGTAATTCTACTCGGTCTGGTCATGTTCCTTGGCTTTATCATCACCTTGGCCGTGCTTTATTACTTTAAGCAGCAATGA
- a CDS encoding peptidyl-prolyl cis-trans isomerase: protein MQLKSIISSLTLVLFATGMMFAQGDSKNPVVLLETNKGNIKIELYTDKAPETVKNFLNYVEKKHYDGTIFHRVIAKFMIQGGGMNPGMSEKKTDAPIKNEAKNGLSNTRGTIAMARTGNPHSATAQFFINIVDNRFLDQPNARDGWGYCVFGKVIEGMDTVDRIKAISTTSVGGHQDVPTEDIIIKSAKKVQ from the coding sequence ATGCAGTTGAAAAGTATCATCAGTAGCCTGACACTGGTTCTGTTTGCAACCGGAATGATGTTTGCCCAGGGCGACAGCAAAAATCCTGTAGTACTGCTGGAAACCAACAAAGGTAACATCAAGATTGAACTCTATACTGACAAGGCACCTGAAACCGTTAAAAACTTCTTGAACTACGTGGAAAAGAAGCACTATGATGGAACAATCTTCCATCGTGTGATTGCCAAGTTCATGATTCAGGGTGGTGGCATGAACCCAGGTATGTCTGAAAAGAAAACCGACGCTCCGATCAAGAATGAAGCCAAAAATGGCCTTTCCAATACACGTGGCACTATTGCCATGGCACGAACCGGGAATCCCCACAGTGCAACGGCACAATTCTTCATCAACATCGTAGACAACCGATTTCTCGATCAGCCCAATGCTCGCGATGGCTGGGGCTACTGCGTATTCGGCAAAGTCATTGAAGGAATGGATACGGTTGATCGCATCAAAGCTATTTCAACCACCAGTGTTGGTGGACATCAGGATGTGCCTACTGAGGACATAATCATCAAGAGCGCAAAGAAGGTTCAGTAA
- a CDS encoding DUF1569 domain-containing protein, whose protein sequence is MKPRELDLPDYQAVLQEVGMLHQKGYEPVGNWDLAQVLNHLAYFMQGALEGSQFKVPWIFKALFGKMVLRRILTSKRMKRGQFTPQRPLPPSGLDESEAVKNFHVMVHRFVNYQGEYVPSPFFGKMTREECQELNRIHCNHHLGYLIPQRQFPLKMQAKNLS, encoded by the coding sequence ATGAAACCTCGCGAACTCGATCTACCTGATTACCAAGCAGTACTGCAAGAGGTAGGCATGCTGCATCAGAAGGGATACGAGCCAGTAGGAAACTGGGACCTCGCTCAAGTGCTGAATCATCTTGCCTATTTTATGCAGGGTGCCTTGGAAGGAAGTCAGTTCAAGGTTCCCTGGATTTTCAAAGCATTGTTTGGCAAGATGGTGCTTCGTCGCATTTTGACTTCGAAGCGTATGAAACGTGGGCAGTTCACCCCACAGCGTCCCTTACCCCCATCTGGACTGGATGAATCGGAAGCAGTGAAGAATTTCCATGTCATGGTGCATCGCTTTGTCAATTATCAAGGTGAATATGTTCCTTCACCATTTTTCGGAAAGATGACTAGAGAAGAGTGCCAGGAACTCAATCGAATTCATTGCAATCACCATCTAGGCTATTTGATTCCCCAAAGGCAATTCCCGTTGAAAATGCAGGCAAAGAACTTAAGTTAG
- a CDS encoding FAD:protein FMN transferase, with the protein MGTIFHLQFYAHHQAEADRVASACFKRIKELNTAFSDYDENSELRQLCAKAGKGPVTVSKDMMDILRESLLWSKRTDGAFDITLAPVIQLWRNARRTRQLPRQEVLERARNLVNYRNIQLDQKQVTVTLTQSGMKLDLGGIAKGFTADEVQRVLKEHGIQSACVAAGGDICVSQRPPHQTGWRIAIAPLKATDEYAADTIILENQAVSTSGDLEQFVEIAGTRYSHIVDPRTGIGVKGRMSCTVIAPRCVDSDAAATAFCVLNSESGMRMIQGLPGAASLFLVEQDQQVKRLQSTNWNQLLQK; encoded by the coding sequence ATGGGGACCATCTTCCACCTTCAGTTCTATGCTCATCATCAAGCTGAAGCGGATCGTGTTGCTTCAGCCTGTTTCAAACGCATCAAGGAGTTAAACACTGCTTTCAGTGATTATGATGAAAACAGTGAATTGCGCCAGCTTTGTGCCAAGGCAGGCAAAGGGCCTGTTACAGTTAGTAAAGATATGATGGACATACTACGGGAAAGCCTTCTCTGGTCGAAACGAACTGATGGTGCATTCGATATCACCTTGGCGCCTGTTATACAGTTGTGGCGAAACGCTCGTCGCACAAGGCAACTACCACGGCAAGAAGTTCTTGAGCGCGCCAGAAATCTGGTGAACTATCGGAATATTCAGCTTGATCAGAAACAGGTAACCGTAACACTCACTCAATCTGGAATGAAACTTGACCTGGGCGGCATCGCCAAAGGATTCACAGCAGATGAAGTGCAACGCGTACTGAAGGAGCATGGGATCCAATCAGCCTGCGTTGCAGCTGGCGGGGATATTTGCGTTTCTCAGCGACCGCCTCATCAGACAGGCTGGAGAATTGCCATTGCTCCATTAAAAGCAACTGATGAGTACGCAGCAGACACGATTATTCTTGAAAACCAGGCAGTGTCCACCTCAGGCGATCTTGAACAATTTGTTGAAATCGCCGGCACACGTTATTCTCATATCGTTGATCCGCGTACCGGAATTGGCGTGAAAGGTCGCATGAGTTGTACTGTCATTGCACCACGATGCGTAGACAGTGATGCTGCAGCTACAGCATTCTGTGTTTTAAACAGTGAATCAGGAATGCGGATGATTCAAGGTTTGCCAGGAGCTGCCAGTTTATTTCTGGTGGAACAGGATCAACAGGTCAAGCGATTGCAGTCAACGAATTGGAATCAATTGCTCCAAAAGTAA
- a CDS encoding formylglycine-generating enzyme family protein, whose translation MVESQDKSSQPFTKYTQTIPDTNVKFEMLPIAGGVYLQGSPDSEAGRNKDEGPQSKVEIKPFWMGKCEVTWDEYDLFRNSEETHPPEGEKGRLIRFKFKSLSGDEITRPTPPYTDMTFGYGKDNYPAINVSHFAAMEYCRWLSAKTGHAYRLPTEAEWEYAARAGTTTAYSFGDDASKLGEYAWYDANSDSKTHAVGQKKANPWGLHDMHGNVAEWCLDGYSKDDYSKRDKNKVQVQPVNLQLKARFPNVVRGGSWVDEAKTCRSAARMPSDKDWLRQDPQSPQSIWYLTDADFVGFRIVRAVEEQKDLIGIKSLVTRQSPYKP comes from the coding sequence ATGGTCGAGTCGCAGGATAAGTCCAGCCAGCCTTTTACCAAGTATACACAAACCATCCCTGATACAAATGTTAAGTTTGAGATGCTTCCCATTGCTGGCGGAGTATACCTGCAAGGCAGCCCCGATTCCGAAGCAGGCCGAAATAAGGACGAAGGCCCACAGTCTAAGGTGGAAATCAAACCCTTCTGGATGGGGAAATGTGAAGTAACCTGGGATGAATACGATCTGTTTCGCAATAGCGAAGAAACACATCCTCCCGAAGGTGAAAAAGGTAGATTGATTCGATTCAAATTCAAGAGCTTGTCTGGCGATGAAATTACTCGTCCCACGCCACCCTATACCGATATGACATTTGGTTATGGCAAGGATAACTATCCTGCTATCAATGTGTCCCATTTTGCTGCGATGGAATATTGCCGCTGGCTGTCGGCAAAAACCGGCCATGCTTATCGTCTTCCCACAGAAGCTGAATGGGAATATGCAGCGCGAGCCGGCACAACTACTGCATATTCATTTGGCGACGATGCTTCCAAACTTGGAGAATATGCTTGGTACGATGCCAATTCGGACAGCAAAACCCACGCGGTAGGTCAGAAGAAAGCAAATCCCTGGGGTCTGCACGACATGCATGGCAATGTGGCAGAATGGTGCCTCGATGGCTACTCCAAGGATGACTATTCCAAACGGGATAAGAACAAGGTTCAGGTCCAGCCTGTCAATCTTCAACTCAAAGCCCGCTTCCCCAACGTAGTCCGTGGAGGCAGTTGGGTGGATGAAGCCAAAACCTGTCGCAGTGCGGCACGAATGCCTTCTGATAAAGACTGGCTGCGTCAGGATCCGCAAAGTCCACAAAGTATCTGGTACCTGACTGATGCAGATTTTGTTGGCTTTCGCATTGTGCGTGCGGTAGAAGAACAAAAGGATTTGATCGGCATCAAATCCCTGGTTACACGCCAGAGCCCTTACAAGCCGTAA
- a CDS encoding Gfo/Idh/MocA family oxidoreductase, which yields MTTPTNAHRRDFIKATAAAGLATAVGGLPAVHAGSNETIRVGLIGCGGRGSGAAKDVLSSAPNVEIYAIADIWKERHDRFFNELKDFTSQGKAKEYGNRLNVSEERRFLGFDAYKKVLDSGVNYVMLCTPPGFRPMHLEAAVKAGKNIFTEKPVAVDGPGIRKVYAAYEEAKQKGLNIVAGTQRRHQLPYVETIKKLHEGAIGDIHFMRCYWNQGVLWKVDRTEKMSDLEWQLRNWYNFMWICGDHIVEQHIHNIDVCNWVMNDHPIKARGSGFRTRTDPNFGHIYDHFSIEYEYPKNVFMHSMCRQISGCWDSVSEQVFGSNGHSDPAGSINGKPTVAREAVRKAQGPYVQEHTDLIEAIRSGKTVNELKTVADSTLTAIMGRMSAYSGKEVTWDAALNSTLDTFPKVLDFNEKYPAPPVPIPGKYKFNT from the coding sequence ATGACGACACCCACGAATGCACATCGGCGAGATTTCATCAAGGCAACTGCTGCCGCCGGACTGGCCACAGCTGTTGGTGGATTGCCTGCAGTACATGCCGGCAGCAATGAAACGATTCGAGTCGGCTTGATTGGTTGTGGTGGCCGTGGTTCAGGAGCAGCCAAGGATGTACTCTCTTCAGCTCCCAATGTCGAAATCTATGCCATTGCCGATATCTGGAAGGAACGACACGATCGTTTCTTTAATGAACTCAAAGACTTTACCTCACAAGGCAAAGCCAAGGAATATGGCAACCGATTGAATGTTTCTGAAGAACGACGCTTTCTGGGATTCGATGCGTATAAGAAAGTGCTCGATTCTGGCGTGAACTATGTCATGCTCTGTACGCCTCCTGGCTTTCGACCCATGCATCTGGAAGCTGCAGTTAAGGCTGGCAAGAACATCTTTACTGAAAAGCCTGTTGCAGTAGATGGCCCCGGTATCCGCAAGGTTTATGCCGCATACGAAGAAGCCAAGCAGAAGGGCCTGAACATTGTTGCAGGCACACAGCGACGGCATCAGTTGCCTTATGTTGAAACCATCAAAAAGCTGCACGAAGGAGCTATTGGTGATATTCACTTCATGCGCTGTTACTGGAACCAGGGCGTGCTGTGGAAAGTAGATCGTACCGAGAAAATGAGCGATCTCGAATGGCAACTTCGCAACTGGTACAACTTCATGTGGATTTGCGGCGACCACATCGTCGAACAGCACATTCACAATATCGACGTCTGCAACTGGGTGATGAATGATCATCCCATCAAGGCACGGGGATCAGGTTTCCGCACCCGCACCGACCCCAATTTCGGGCATATCTACGATCACTTCTCCATTGAATATGAATACCCTAAGAACGTTTTCATGCACAGCATGTGCCGCCAGATCAGTGGTTGCTGGGACAGTGTTTCCGAACAAGTGTTTGGCAGCAATGGACACAGCGATCCTGCTGGTTCGATTAATGGCAAACCTACTGTTGCCCGGGAAGCTGTCCGCAAAGCTCAAGGACCATACGTTCAGGAACATACCGATCTAATCGAAGCCATTCGTTCAGGCAAGACAGTGAATGAACTAAAAACGGTTGCTGACAGCACCTTGACCGCCATCATGGGACGCATGTCTGCTTATTCCGGCAAGGAAGTCACTTGGGACGCGGCACTGAATTCAACGCTTGACACCTTCCCCAAAGTGCTGGATTTCAACGAGAAATACCCGGCCCCACCAGTACCCATACCTGGAAAGTACAAATTCAACACATGA
- a CDS encoding DUF4097 family beta strand repeat protein, translating to MLRLVALVFLVPCLTGCTPDYTILEHRDVSLPVGEKPHLFIEMANGSIDITSTSGKDVTGKLTKRGVGVDKEEAEAELAAIAFDMIPNQDGKIVIRVKRTDGRKQWNSSGAAATLQVPKGSKLELVSTNASIRVSGRNQGTIAKTSNGSIDVKDTQSWVDLTTTNGSVECEAIQGPVKIATSNAKVQVNGRDLLLDCKTSNGSFRCTGNLVDGDHKATTSNAHITMQLPRDTAVNVEATTSNGRIKSDFNYLKTDFGFKSSKNYVKGTIGNDKPGKTLTLKTSNSSISLKRNGDTKSTDTVEE from the coding sequence ATGTTGCGTCTTGTTGCCCTCGTGTTTCTGGTACCCTGTTTGACAGGCTGCACCCCTGATTACACCATTCTTGAGCACCGCGACGTCAGTTTGCCAGTAGGTGAAAAGCCGCACCTGTTCATTGAGATGGCCAACGGCTCGATTGATATTACTTCGACATCAGGCAAAGATGTAACCGGCAAGTTAACCAAGCGTGGTGTAGGAGTTGATAAGGAAGAAGCTGAAGCGGAACTGGCTGCCATTGCCTTTGACATGATTCCCAACCAGGACGGAAAGATAGTCATCCGGGTGAAGCGCACTGATGGCCGCAAGCAGTGGAACAGCAGCGGAGCAGCGGCTACTCTGCAGGTTCCCAAAGGAAGTAAGCTGGAACTGGTCTCCACCAATGCCAGCATCCGGGTGAGTGGACGCAACCAGGGGACCATTGCCAAAACCAGCAATGGCTCCATCGATGTCAAAGATACGCAGTCATGGGTTGATCTCACCACTACCAATGGTTCCGTGGAGTGTGAGGCAATTCAAGGCCCCGTGAAAATTGCAACCAGCAATGCGAAAGTACAGGTCAATGGGCGAGACCTTCTGTTAGACTGCAAAACCTCCAATGGCAGCTTTCGCTGTACTGGAAATCTGGTGGATGGCGATCATAAGGCAACTACCAGCAACGCTCATATCACTATGCAACTGCCTCGGGATACTGCAGTCAATGTGGAAGCTACCACCAGTAACGGCAGAATCAAAAGCGATTTCAACTATCTGAAAACCGATTTTGGATTTAAATCGAGCAAAAACTATGTAAAAGGCACTATCGGAAATGATAAGCCTGGAAAAACCTTGACTCTGAAAACGAGCAACAGCAGCATCAGCCTGAAACGCAACGGCGATACAAAATCAACAGACACTGTTGAAGAATAA
- a CDS encoding neutral zinc metallopeptidase: protein MKWEDREESQNVEDRRRMTPKAGMALGGGGLIILLIALVFGLDPRKVMNLLGGAGGGDQQVQVDNSKQFSPEEERQAQFSRVIFRDTEVIWDELFAKMGKTYRKPTLVLFSGAVASACGRADSSVGPFYCPGDDRVYIDTSFYQDMSKKLNAPGDFARAYVIAHEVGHHVQNQLGFTQRVDEARRRGPEVEANRMSVRLELQADFLAGIWAHYGQKKFNFLENGDVETALNAAFQIGDDRLQKQARGTVVPDSFTHGTSKQRMRWFMEGLKTGDMSKARLLFDLPYNEL, encoded by the coding sequence ATGAAATGGGAAGATCGTGAAGAAAGCCAGAATGTGGAGGATCGTCGCAGAATGACCCCCAAGGCGGGAATGGCATTGGGTGGAGGCGGCTTGATCATTCTCCTGATTGCCTTGGTTTTCGGCTTAGATCCCCGCAAAGTCATGAATCTTCTGGGTGGGGCAGGTGGTGGCGACCAGCAGGTTCAGGTCGATAATAGTAAACAGTTCAGCCCAGAAGAAGAGCGCCAGGCACAGTTCAGCAGGGTCATTTTCAGAGATACAGAAGTCATCTGGGATGAACTTTTTGCCAAGATGGGAAAAACTTATCGAAAACCCACTCTGGTACTGTTTTCCGGTGCTGTTGCATCCGCTTGTGGCAGAGCTGATTCTTCCGTTGGACCGTTCTATTGCCCTGGCGATGATCGGGTTTACATTGATACATCATTTTATCAGGACATGTCGAAAAAACTGAATGCACCGGGAGACTTCGCAAGAGCCTATGTTATTGCTCACGAAGTAGGCCATCATGTTCAGAATCAACTTGGCTTTACCCAGCGGGTTGATGAAGCCAGGCGTCGCGGTCCGGAAGTGGAAGCCAATCGCATGTCGGTCAGGTTGGAACTGCAGGCAGATTTCCTGGCAGGCATCTGGGCTCATTATGGTCAGAAGAAATTCAATTTTCTTGAGAATGGCGATGTGGAAACCGCTCTCAACGCTGCTTTTCAGATTGGCGATGATCGCCTGCAGAAACAGGCCCGTGGAACCGTCGTTCCCGATTCCTTTACGCACGGCACATCTAAACAACGCATGCGTTGGTTTATGGAAGGCCTGAAAACAGGAGACATGTCCAAAGCCAGGTTGCTTTTCGATCTGCCTTACAACGAACTATGA
- a CDS encoding helix-turn-helix transcriptional regulator: MEKSIYTREYSVVLRLIREAREKSGITQEQLAKQLKQTQSFVSKIERGDRRIDIVQLRTLCRVFGTTLLSFVQKMEAELSSKSSV; this comes from the coding sequence ATGGAAAAATCGATCTACACACGTGAATACTCTGTCGTGCTTCGATTAATTCGTGAAGCCCGAGAAAAGTCTGGCATCACTCAGGAGCAACTTGCAAAGCAACTCAAACAGACTCAGTCTTTTGTCAGCAAAATTGAGCGTGGTGATCGACGCATCGATATTGTCCAACTCCGCACTTTGTGCAGAGTATTTGGCACAACGCTTTTGTCGTTTGTGCAGAAAATGGAAGCTGAACTCAGCAGTAAATCTTCAGTCTGA
- a CDS encoding 7-cyano-7-deazaguanine synthase → MGPKRAVVLLSGGLDSTTTLAIAKSLGFEVYGLTFRYGQRHDVEVAAASKVAAAFQVTKHVIWALDLRQIGGSALTSDLPVPKGRTSKEIETGIPVTYVPARNTIFLSLALAWAEVLGAGDIFIGVNALDYSGYPRRYLQCHHRHRYLFQR, encoded by the coding sequence ATGGGGCCAAAAAGAGCCGTGGTTCTTTTGAGTGGCGGACTCGACTCCACTACGACCTTGGCCATTGCTAAGTCTCTGGGGTTCGAAGTTTACGGGTTAACATTTCGCTACGGCCAACGACATGATGTTGAGGTTGCTGCTGCGTCAAAAGTAGCTGCTGCATTTCAAGTCACGAAACATGTCATCTGGGCATTGGATCTTCGCCAGATCGGAGGTTCCGCCTTAACCAGCGACTTGCCGGTACCTAAAGGAAGGACGTCGAAGGAGATCGAGACTGGAATACCTGTTACGTACGTACCAGCTCGGAATACAATTTTTCTCTCGCTTGCACTTGCTTGGGCCGAGGTGTTAGGCGCGGGAGACATTTTCATTGGAGTGAACGCCCTGGACTATAGTGGCTATCCAAGGCGGTATCTCCAATGTCATCATCGCCATAGATATCTATTTCAGAGATAG
- a CDS encoding site-specific integrase has translation MNMAAGENLDNPAITVNSTACSWSNRFGEKHRWRRLVDLPAGFALPKKIRIYQRANHYLLQWWEPSAKRNLTERINSDLLAALTRARELDDRLLNVKATGAAKKRVTHIEMVDCFQKDLERRANAGELAFSTPARYRSALRYYLQFCELPESARTFPFPVSVNREFRMAFVEYIIRLRLDVRGSSETGFTGCSPHYLLDVARAMYLWAADPELGHLLPENFHNPFLRAHTGLARLVKDPLAPPDITTLMACDFLRECNLQQLRLFVPIVLFGLRASEPCFLFHEHVVGDWLRVPNLPELAYQTKGKREKRFPLVPELATFWLLLHGPSQEGLLFIKPTHKWECIESSNSSIALQTVVQQFVTKMKKAGDSRAATQLGIRTEVFRAAGGIDYDFIEDEFKKIARRLNWPRRATLKDFRHLFCTTLNNSGMPEVYRRYLMGHALGKGAILNYTHLDELQRHYRKALLSEWGTLLETIEKLAISFSTDVTSNEVRLAG, from the coding sequence ATGAACATGGCTGCTGGCGAAAATCTCGATAATCCTGCGATCACCGTTAACTCTACGGCATGCTCTTGGTCAAATCGCTTTGGCGAGAAGCATCGCTGGAGACGGCTCGTCGATCTGCCTGCCGGTTTTGCTTTGCCAAAAAAAATCCGAATATATCAACGAGCTAATCACTATTTGCTGCAGTGGTGGGAACCATCAGCCAAACGCAATCTAACCGAGAGGATCAATAGCGATTTGCTTGCCGCACTTACCAGAGCCCGCGAACTCGACGACCGCCTGTTAAACGTCAAGGCGACTGGTGCCGCTAAGAAGCGGGTCACTCATATCGAAATGGTTGATTGCTTTCAAAAGGACCTGGAACGCCGGGCTAACGCCGGCGAACTGGCCTTCTCGACGCCTGCCCGATATCGTTCTGCCCTTCGTTACTACCTACAGTTTTGCGAGTTACCGGAATCGGCAAGGACCTTTCCGTTTCCGGTTAGCGTCAATCGAGAATTCCGAATGGCGTTTGTGGAGTACATCATTCGGCTAAGGCTTGATGTTCGAGGGAGCAGTGAGACGGGATTTACCGGGTGTAGTCCTCATTATCTTCTGGACGTCGCCCGGGCGATGTACTTGTGGGCGGCTGATCCGGAGCTAGGCCACCTGTTACCTGAAAACTTTCACAATCCATTTCTGCGCGCTCACACAGGTTTGGCTCGCCTAGTCAAAGACCCGTTGGCTCCACCAGACATCACAACTCTGATGGCCTGTGATTTCCTTAGAGAGTGCAACCTTCAACAGCTGAGGCTGTTCGTTCCCATTGTTCTTTTTGGGCTGCGTGCCAGCGAACCATGCTTCCTATTTCATGAACATGTAGTCGGGGACTGGCTTCGTGTGCCAAATCTGCCTGAGCTGGCATACCAGACGAAAGGGAAGCGCGAGAAGCGATTCCCACTTGTTCCCGAGCTTGCAACATTCTGGCTGCTGCTGCATGGTCCATCACAAGAGGGCCTGCTATTTATCAAGCCAACCCACAAATGGGAATGCATCGAGTCCAGCAATTCCTCAATCGCCCTACAAACTGTCGTACAACAATTTGTAACCAAAATGAAGAAAGCAGGGGATTCTCGTGCCGCAACACAACTCGGTATCAGAACGGAGGTGTTCCGTGCAGCAGGCGGAATAGACTATGATTTCATTGAGGATGAGTTCAAGAAGATTGCAAGACGGTTGAATTGGCCTCGAAGGGCTACCCTGAAAGACTTCCGTCACCTGTTCTGCACAACACTCAATAACTCGGGAATGCCCGAGGTCTATCGCCGGTATCTCATGGGGCATGCACTGGGGAAGGGCGCCATTCTGAATTACACACATCTGGATGAGCTGCAGCGACACTATCGGAAGGCTCTCCTTTCGGAGTGGGGTACTTTGCTTGAGACGATTGAGAAACTCGCTATATCGTTTAGCACAGATGTTACTTCCAATGAGGTCCGACTTGCTGGATGA